The Sphingobium sp. BYY-5 genome contains a region encoding:
- a CDS encoding DMT family transporter encodes MSTSTPTAQMDVPRLAFPALVLANLILPLGPVLVRLSDVGPVAAAFWRLILALPFLILLALPGLRRTPPTGREWTALLLSGVVFALDLAAWHIGILYTKVANATVFGNMSGLFLPAWALLVLRQRPTRMQAAALALASAGALVMMGGSYELSVRNLHGDLFCLLAGVLYAAYLLIVQRARTRLNAWSVLAVASVASTPVLLLCALALGEQVMPGNWTPLILLALSSQLIGQGLLTYAIGWFSPLVLGLSLLLQPAVSAVFGWLLFGDWLGPADMLGTAAVAAALVLVRLPSRA; translated from the coding sequence ATGTCGACTTCAACCCCCACCGCGCAAATGGATGTGCCGCGCCTCGCCTTTCCGGCGCTGGTCCTGGCGAACCTGATCCTGCCGCTGGGGCCGGTGTTGGTGCGCCTGTCCGATGTCGGCCCGGTGGCGGCGGCCTTCTGGCGGCTGATCCTCGCCCTGCCCTTTCTGATCCTGCTGGCGTTGCCGGGCCTCCGCCGCACGCCCCCGACCGGGCGGGAATGGACCGCGCTGCTGCTGTCGGGCGTGGTCTTCGCGCTGGACCTGGCCGCCTGGCATATCGGCATCCTCTATACCAAGGTCGCCAACGCCACGGTGTTCGGCAATATGAGCGGGCTGTTCCTGCCGGCCTGGGCGCTGCTGGTGCTGCGCCAGCGGCCGACACGGATGCAGGCTGCCGCGCTGGCGCTGGCGAGCGCAGGCGCGCTGGTGATGATGGGCGGCAGCTACGAACTGTCGGTCCGCAACCTGCACGGCGACCTGTTCTGCCTGCTCGCGGGCGTGCTCTACGCCGCCTATCTGCTGATCGTGCAGCGCGCGCGGACGCGCCTGAACGCCTGGTCGGTATTGGCGGTGGCGAGCGTAGCAAGCACGCCGGTGCTGCTGCTGTGCGCGCTGGCGCTGGGCGAACAGGTGATGCCGGGCAACTGGACGCCGCTGATCCTCCTCGCCTTGTCGAGCCAGTTGATCGGCCAGGGGCTGCTCACCTATGCCATCGGCTGGTTTTCCCCGCTGGTGCTGGGGTTGAGCCTGCTGCTGCAACCCGCCGTGTCGGCTGTCTTCGGCTGGCTGCTGTTCGGCGACTGGCTGGGTCCGGCCGATATGCTGGGCACGGCGGCGGTGGCCGCGGCGCTGGTGCTTGTGCGACTGCCTTCGCGCGCCTAG
- a CDS encoding COQ9 family protein: MSETQDLTLDEIRALLAPVLPRHAAFDGWRPEAVAMAAREKDIDADIAQLAFDDGAIGMIDAWFASIDARMLEAVPPEQLATMSIRKKITALIEARLTLLAPDREALRRALAILALPTNAARAAKLGWRAADVLWRAAGDTATDFNHYSKRTTLIAVYASTLLVFVDDESEGHADTRAFLARRIEGVMQFEKVKAKFKGVGGGERLSLSRFIGRLRYPAV, translated from the coding sequence ATGAGCGAGACCCAGGATCTGACCCTCGACGAAATCCGCGCCCTTCTGGCCCCCGTGCTGCCGCGCCATGCCGCCTTCGACGGCTGGCGACCGGAAGCGGTGGCGATGGCCGCGCGGGAAAAGGATATCGACGCCGACATCGCGCAGCTCGCCTTCGACGACGGCGCAATCGGCATGATCGACGCCTGGTTCGCCAGCATCGACGCCCGGATGCTTGAAGCCGTGCCGCCGGAACAGCTTGCGACCATGTCGATCCGCAAAAAGATCACCGCGCTGATCGAAGCCCGGCTCACGCTGCTGGCGCCCGACCGGGAAGCTTTGCGCCGGGCGCTCGCCATCCTGGCGCTGCCGACCAATGCGGCGCGCGCGGCGAAACTGGGCTGGCGCGCGGCGGATGTCCTGTGGCGCGCCGCCGGTGACACCGCCACCGACTTCAACCATTATAGCAAGCGCACCACGCTGATCGCCGTCTACGCCTCCACCCTGCTGGTCTTCGTCGATGACGAGAGTGAGGGCCATGCCGACACCCGCGCCTTCCTCGCCCGCCGGATCGAAGGCGTGATGCAGTTCGAGAAGGTCAAGGCGAAGTTCAAGGGCGTGGGTGGCGGCGAACGGCTGAGCCTGTCGCGCTTCATCGGCCGGCTGCGCTATCCTGCAGTGTGA
- the ribH gene encoding 6,7-dimethyl-8-ribityllumazine synthase, which produces MAKFLIVEARFYDHLNDLLIDGAKAALDDAGHKYEVVTVPGALEIPGAVAQAAETGRYDGFVAIGVVIRGETYHFEVVSNESARGLMALSMDGIPIGNGILTVENEEQALVRARPDQKDKGGEAAKAAIAMLALREKFGA; this is translated from the coding sequence ATGGCCAAATTCCTGATCGTCGAAGCACGCTTCTACGACCATCTCAACGACCTGCTGATCGACGGCGCGAAGGCGGCGCTGGACGATGCCGGCCACAAATATGAGGTAGTGACGGTGCCGGGCGCGCTGGAAATCCCCGGTGCGGTCGCGCAGGCGGCGGAAACCGGCCGCTATGACGGCTTCGTCGCGATCGGCGTGGTGATCCGCGGCGAAACCTATCATTTCGAAGTGGTGTCGAACGAAAGCGCGCGCGGCCTGATGGCGCTCAGCATGGACGGCATCCCCATCGGCAACGGCATATTGACCGTCGAGAATGAGGAACAGGCGCTGGTGCGCGCCCGTCCGGACCAGAAGGACAAGGGCGGCGAAGCGGCCAAGGCGGCTATCGCCATGCTGGCGCTGCGCGAGAAGTTCGGCGCCTGA
- a CDS encoding FeoA family protein: MRLTDLPLRHPAYVDLIDWSALTPSEGQRLREFGLCEGASVEALHHGGIFGKGPIACRIGRMTIAMRRNHAAAVTVRTGPQEGDA; this comes from the coding sequence TTGCGTCTCACCGACCTGCCGCTGCGGCACCCCGCTTATGTCGACCTCATCGATTGGTCCGCCCTTACACCCTCCGAAGGTCAGCGTTTGCGCGAATTCGGTCTGTGCGAAGGGGCGAGCGTCGAGGCGCTGCACCATGGCGGGATTTTCGGCAAGGGACCGATCGCCTGCCGGATCGGCCGCATGACCATCGCCATGCGCCGCAACCATGCCGCCGCCGTGACCGTGCGCACGGGACCGCAGGAGGGCGACGCATGA
- a CDS encoding alkene reductase has protein sequence MTTLFDPIQLGTVSAANRVLMAPLTRGRATRAHVPTPIMADYYAQRASAGLIISEATGISQQGLGWPYAPGIWSDEQVEAWKPVTQAVHDAGGKIVVQLWHMGRAVHSSVTGEQPVSASATATPGDAHTYEGNKPYETARPLSIEEIPGIIADYVRAAHNAIAAGFDGVQIHAANGYLIDEFLRDNSNFRTDIYGGSVENRVRLLREVTQAVADAIGADRVSVRLSPNGDTQGVDDSNPGPLFAAAADVLDAIGIAFLELRELKPDSSFGATDVPRQSPLIRQHFKGPLVLNSDYDAERAQADLASGLADAISFGRPLLANPDLVDRLRDGAPLNQGSMATFYSQGAEGYIDYPTLAEEKAAA, from the coding sequence ATGACGACTTTGTTCGATCCGATCCAGCTTGGCACGGTGTCCGCGGCCAATCGCGTGCTGATGGCGCCACTGACGCGCGGCCGGGCGACCCGCGCCCATGTGCCCACCCCGATCATGGCCGACTATTATGCGCAGCGTGCGTCGGCCGGCCTCATCATCAGCGAAGCGACTGGCATTTCGCAGCAGGGGCTGGGTTGGCCCTATGCGCCGGGCATCTGGTCCGACGAGCAGGTCGAGGCGTGGAAGCCCGTGACGCAGGCGGTGCATGATGCAGGTGGCAAAATCGTGGTGCAGCTCTGGCATATGGGCCGCGCCGTCCACAGCAGCGTGACCGGCGAGCAGCCGGTATCGGCCAGCGCCACCGCCACGCCGGGCGACGCCCACACCTATGAGGGCAACAAGCCCTATGAGACGGCCCGTCCGCTCAGCATCGAGGAAATTCCAGGCATCATCGCCGACTATGTCCGCGCCGCGCATAATGCGATCGCCGCTGGCTTTGACGGGGTGCAGATCCATGCCGCCAACGGCTATCTGATCGACGAATTCCTGCGCGACAACAGCAATTTCCGCACCGATATCTATGGCGGCAGCGTGGAAAATCGCGTCCGCCTGCTGCGCGAAGTGACGCAGGCGGTGGCCGATGCGATCGGCGCCGACCGGGTTTCCGTGCGCCTGTCCCCCAATGGCGATACGCAGGGCGTCGATGACAGCAATCCTGGCCCGCTGTTCGCGGCGGCGGCCGATGTGTTGGACGCGATCGGCATCGCCTTCCTCGAATTGCGCGAGTTGAAGCCGGACAGCAGCTTCGGCGCGACCGACGTGCCGCGCCAGTCGCCGCTGATCCGCCAGCATTTCAAGGGGCCGCTGGTATTGAACAGCGATTATGATGCGGAGCGCGCGCAGGCTGACCTGGCCAGCGGGCTGGCCGACGCGATCAGCTTTGGCCGTCCGCTGCTCGCCAATCCCGACCTGGTGGATCGCCTGCGTGATGGCGCGCCGCTCAATCAGGGGTCGATGGCGACTTTCTACAGCCAGGGTGCGGAGGGCTATATCGACTATCCGACGCTGGCCGAGGAAAAGGCGGCGGCCTGA
- the ribB gene encoding 3,4-dihydroxy-2-butanone-4-phosphate synthase, translating to MSSALLDTVRSLVTDGGMSRSGLARAAGLHANSLRKLGEADWNPTAETLGKLETYLLKREGGTALASPEEIINEARNGRMFILVDDEDRENEGDLVIPAQMATPDAINFMATHGRGLICLALSKDRVDQLGLDLMSRNNGTRHETAFTVSIEAREGVTTGISAADRARTVSVAIDGAKGRADIVTPGHVFPLIAKDGGVLVRTGHTEAAVDVARLAGLNPSGVICEVMKDDGTMARLDDLIIFAQKHKLKIGTIRDLIAYRRRHDHMVERRSETTFQSQWGGDWKAISFYNKATQSEQLVLQKGHVAPDQPTMVRMHQLSLLDDVYGAEGSRAGLLAKSMEIIGREGSGLIVILTGNEDGDFVSRCVQAHSGQVPAGMDELRNYGVGAQLLAELGVHDMILLSNSQHSLIALDGYDLSVVGQRPIEL from the coding sequence ATGTCGTCCGCGCTTCTCGATACCGTTCGCAGCCTCGTCACCGACGGCGGCATGTCCCGATCCGGCCTGGCGCGGGCCGCCGGTTTGCACGCCAACAGCCTGCGCAAGCTGGGCGAAGCGGACTGGAACCCCACCGCCGAAACGCTGGGCAAGCTGGAAACCTATCTGTTGAAGCGCGAGGGCGGCACCGCGCTCGCCTCGCCCGAAGAGATCATCAACGAAGCCCGCAACGGCCGCATGTTCATCCTGGTCGATGACGAGGATCGCGAGAATGAGGGCGATCTGGTCATCCCGGCGCAGATGGCGACCCCCGACGCGATCAATTTCATGGCGACCCATGGCCGCGGCCTGATCTGCCTGGCGCTGAGCAAGGACCGGGTCGACCAGTTGGGCCTGGACCTGATGAGCCGCAACAACGGCACCCGCCACGAAACCGCCTTCACCGTATCGATCGAAGCGCGCGAGGGCGTCACCACCGGCATCAGCGCCGCCGACCGCGCACGCACCGTGTCGGTGGCGATCGACGGGGCGAAGGGCAGGGCCGACATCGTGACGCCGGGCCATGTCTTCCCCCTGATCGCGAAGGATGGCGGCGTGCTGGTGCGCACCGGCCATACCGAAGCGGCGGTCGACGTCGCACGGCTGGCCGGCCTCAACCCGTCGGGCGTCATCTGCGAGGTAATGAAGGATGACGGCACGATGGCGCGCCTCGACGACCTCATCATCTTTGCGCAGAAGCACAAGCTGAAGATCGGCACGATCCGCGACCTGATCGCCTATCGCCGCCGCCATGACCATATGGTCGAGCGCCGGTCCGAAACGACGTTCCAGAGCCAATGGGGCGGCGACTGGAAAGCGATCAGCTTCTACAACAAGGCGACCCAGAGCGAGCAGCTCGTGCTGCAAAAGGGCCATGTCGCTCCCGACCAGCCGACCATGGTGCGTATGCATCAACTCTCGCTGCTCGACGATGTCTATGGCGCGGAAGGATCGCGCGCCGGGCTGCTGGCAAAGTCGATGGAGATTATCGGCCGCGAAGGTTCGGGATTGATCGTGATCCTGACCGGCAATGAGGACGGGGATTTCGTCAGCCGCTGCGTCCAGGCGCATAGCGGCCAGGTGCCGGCCGGGATGGACGAACTGCGCAACTATGGCGTGGGCGCGCAACTGCTCGCCGAACTGGGCGTGCATGACATGATCCTGCTCAGCAACAGCCAGCACAGCCTGATCGCGCTTGACGGCTATGACCTGTCCGTGGTTGGGCAACGCCCGATCGAGCTGTAA